The following is a genomic window from Deltaproteobacteria bacterium.
AAAGCCCAAGGCACAGACCGCGGCCGCGAGAATCGCCTCGGTCAACGCGACAACCCACGTCACCTGCCACTGCTGCAACCTGGAGGAAGACAATGCCGGCGAGCTCATTCGAGGCTCGGACCTGACTGTCGACTGTCTGGACAATCTCCCTGCGCGCTTTACCCTTCAGAGCGCATCGCAGGCTGCCGGCATCCCCATGGTATCGGCCGCCGTAGGCGGGCAGGCGGGTCAGGTGACGGCCGTCTTTCCTCAAGACCCCGGGCTGGAATTGATTTACGGCCCCCCGCACGAAGCCGCCGACCTGAAAGGCGCCGAAAGGAGCCTCGGCAACCTTCCATTTGCCGTCACCGCCATCGCGGCCCTGGAATGTTCAGAGGTGGTCAAGATTATTTTAAAAAGAGACTCCGCCTTGAGAAACCGGCTGCTGATCGTCGACCTCGAGGACTACACCTTTGAACGCCTGCGGCTGACCTGATAGACCATGCTCCCCACCACCAGCTTCATTACCCATGCCGACATCCAGCCGCCGGGGACCATCGTCATGAATTTATCCGTAATCTCCTCGGTGCTCTTTTCTATGTCGCCCGTGCGCGCATAGGTGCTTTCCACAAGATCGCGCGTTTGAAGGGCCGACTCCCGGGACAGGGCCATGAACTTACGGCAGTCCTCACCCGTCCGGCACCCCTGATGTTCGGCCAAAAGGATTTCAGGTTCTAAAGCGAACATCCTTTCAAGGCTGCGCAGGTAATCGTCGAAACTGGAGTTGGCCGCGGTGAACACCATCTCCCCGGTCGGGATTCCGGCCGCATCCGAGGCGAACAGCGCCTTTTCCAGGGGGAAATAGAGGGACAGGGAGCAGGTGGAATGCCCGGGGGTTTCGAGAACCTGCAGGTCGAGGCGGCCGCATGTGAGGATGTCGCCGTCGGCGACCACCCGGTCGACGCCTATGTTGAAGCCGTCGAGGCACAGATCGCCGGCGGAAACATCCGGCAGGACTTCCTTGAGGCGCTGCCGGTTCAACGCCCCGATGCCGGCCGCCACTTTGGGGGTCGACAGAAGCTTTTTGGCTCTTTCGGAAGCCACAACCCGGATCCACGGCCACTTTTTCTTGAAATAGGGCACGATGCCGCAGTGGTCGAAATGGGAATGCAGAATCACCAGTTGATGAATGCGCTCGGGTTCGATTTCCAGGTCCTTCAGCTGCCCTTCGACAGCCGGAGCGATAGAGGTAAATCCGCCGCCCAAGAGCGTGTACGATTCCCCTCCGTCAAGCAGGTAGACACAGCTTTCCTTGGTCCCCAACAGGGTGATACGTTCCGTAACCTTTCCGGGTTGGTCGATGATCATCGATTGACTCCTTTCATTTCTGTTTGACACGCGTTCATGTTTCAACTATTTTGCCTGGACCATGCAAACCACTGAAGACAGATTAAAAAAACAGGTTCAATTCATTCTCGAAATCGACAAACTGAAAAAAATCGTACGCCAAAGCCTTTTGTCCGACCGGTCGCGCAAGGAAAACGATGCCGAACATTCCTGGCACATTGCCCTGATGGCGGTTCTGCTTTCTGAACATGCCGACAAAAAGGGCATCGATCTCAAGCACGTGGTGACCATGCTGCTGGTGCACGACCTGGTGGAAATCGACGCCGGCGACACCTTCTGCTACGATGAAAAAGGCAATGTCGACAAGTTGGAGCGCGAAATAAAAGCGGCCGACCGGATTTTCAACCTGCTGCCCCCGGATCAGGCCGCTTATTTTCGATCCCTTTGGGATGAATTCGAATCGCGTCAGACCGCCGAGGCTCGATTCGCAGCCGCCATGGACCGGTTAGAGCCCCTCCTGCTCAATTACCACACCGACGGCGGCACCTGGAAGGAACACGGCGTTAAAAAAAAACAGGTCGTTTCCCGCAACCAGCCGATCGAGAAGGGTTCCGCCACCCTCTGGGAGTACGCCTCGCAGTTGATCGAGGATGCCGTGGCCAAGGGGTACATGCGGGAATGAGGGGAAAGAAGCGCATAGCTGATAGCGTGCCATGAGCTATGACCTGTCAGCTATGAGCTCATCTCTTTTCACTCGACCCCTGGAATCCTCGGCCCCTGGATCCTATTTAAGCCAGCAGTCGGGGCGTTTTAGCCTACTACCCTCGTCATTCCTGCGTGCCTGCCCCGGTATGGTGTTGGGCCGGGGGCAGGACGCGCGGTGAACTGTCAGCGCTATCCAGGGCACATAGCTAATCGCTTTCTGGATCCCTGCCTTCGCAGGGATGACGGAAAAAACGCCCCGATGGCTCAATTAAGTGATTTCAGCGTCCTCACCGTCACCAAGGTTCTTTCGGTTTGAATGTAGGGCAGGCGGCATTGCCGCACAGCGACCCGAATTCGTGATCCGCCTCCTTTTGTCGATCCGGAGCCGCCTTGACCCTCCATTGCGCGCAGCCCCTCGATTTCCGCCGCCAGCCTGCCGTCGTGCCTTCCCTTGTAAGCCACGACCATTCCGTTGCCGTTCAGCATCGGCAGTGCCGACCGGACAAAGGGCTCCAGATCGGCAAAGGCCCGGCACACGATCAGATCGAACCGCTCCTCCTGCGGCACATCTTCAAAACGCTGCCGTCGGACATGTATGCCCCCGATCTGCAGGGAACGAATGGCCTGTTTCAAATAGTTGACCCGTTTACGCCTGGCCTCCAAAAGCGTAACGGACAATGACGGCCTGACGATTTTGAGCGGTATTCCCGGAAATCCGGCGCCGGATCCCACGTCCAGCAGGGATGCGCCGGAGTCGGCCGTCATGTGATCGTCGATGAGCGGGACGGCGATGATGGAATCCAGGTAGTGCTTGACGGCCATGTCAAAAGGATCGGTGATGGCGGTCAGGTTGACTTTGCGGTTCCAGTGCACCAACTCCCGGGCATGCACGGCAAATTCCTCGGCCTGCTTCGCCGACAGACGCATGCCCAACATACCGGCACCGTCGACAATCGTGGAAATCCAGGCGGGAGAACCGATGCTCATCCTGCGCTTCAAGAGGGCCCCCCGCGCATGTTACGCGTCCGCCTTTTCTTCCGGTGGATCGAAATCCATGACGATCTCGACATCGCCTCCAATCGAGCTCTCGATCCTGGCATGCGGGTAGCGTTTCTTGAACACATGCAGCATGGCCGCATTTTCCCGCAACACCGTCGCGGTAAAACCGGTGTAATCGTTCTCCCTTGCTATGCCTTCGAGCATATCAAGCAGAAACGAGGCCGTGCCCAGGCCCTGAAAATCCTCCCTGACCACAAAGGCGACCTCCGCCCGGCCGCCGTCGTCGGCATAGGAACCGATAGCCATGATCTCCTTGTGGCCGCCCTTCTGCACCAGCCCCACGATGGACATGTTCTTGCGGTAATCGACCGAAGCCCACTGCTTCTGCACCACCTCGTGGGAAAAGAGCTGCATGCGATAAAAGAAACGGAAGTAAATGGTTTTCTCCTGCAGGCTGTAGAAAAAATTACGATAAGCGAACTCATCAGAGGGAAGCAGGGGGCGGAATTCGACGGTTTTACCGTTTTTCAGCGTGAAGTTGCGTTTGTAACTCTCCAGAAACAGGAGGTCCTCACTCGACGGCGGCATCTGGTCCTGAAAGATGTAGTGGCGTTTTTTGGCGAATTCGATCAGGTCCTCCCGGAATTTCGGGTGGGCGATCTGGGCCAGTTCCATCACCCGCTGGTAGATACCCTTGCCCTGAAGCTCGGCGATGCCGTACTCGGTGATGATGAAATTCACATCCCCGCGGGTGGTGGCCACGCCGGCGCCCTCACTCAGGTGGGGAACGATGCGCGAAACCTTGCCGTTCTGGGCTGTCGACGGCAGGGCAATAATGGAAAAACCCCCCTTGGACATGGCGCTGCCCCGCAGGAAATCCACCTGATCGCCGATGCCGCTGTAAAACATGTACCCCATGGAGTCGGAGCAAACCTGCCCGGTAAGGTCGACCTCGAGGGCGGAGCTGATGGAAACCAGATTGTCGTTGCGGGCGATGACCGTCGGGTCGTTGACGAACTCCGAGGAGCGGAAATAAAACATGGGATTATTGTTCACGTAGTCGTATATCTTATCGGATCCCATGCACAGAGAGGCCACCACCCGGCCGGGCAGAAGGGTTTTTTTCTTGTTGGAGATCACGTTTTTCTCGAAAAGCGGCAGAAAACCGTCGGTGATCAGCTGCGTGTGAATGCCGAGATCCTTCTTGTCGTCGAGATACTTGAGAATGGCATAGGGCAGATGACCGAAACCGATCTGCAGCGTGGCGCCGTCGTCGACGAGTTGATTGACAAAAAAGGCGATGCGCACGGCGATTTTTTCGTCCTTCACGCTGGGGAGGGCTTCCACCAGCGGTTCTTCATGCCAGACAATACAGTCGAGTTCGTCCACGTGGACGAAACTGTCTCCCCAGGTTCGCGGCATTTTCGGATTTACCTGGGCAATCACCGTTCCGGCGTTCTCGAGACCCGAGCGGGTGATGTCGACGGAAACGCCGAGACTGCAATAGCCGAACTTGTCGGGGGGGCTCACCTGCACCAGGGCCACGTCCAGGCCAATGCGATGGCTCGAGAACAGTCTGGGTATCTGGGAAAGATAGGTGGGCAGGTAGTCTATCTTGCCCTCGAACGCCGCCTTGCGCATCTGGCTGCTGATGAAAAACAGTTTCAGGGAAAAGCGGCGCAGGAAATCGGGGTCGTCGACAAACTCGGCCAGGGTCATGGACAGCATCTGATAGATCATGATGTCCTGCAGCTTCGGGTCCTTGACCATCGAGCGGATCAGATGTTGCGGTTCCCCGCATCCCGTGCCGATGAAAACTCGGCTTCCGCGTTTGATCATCGCGACGGCGTCTTCGGCGCTGGCCAGTTTGTCGGGACAGTATTCTTTTAAATTCATGGTCCACTCACGCCTTTCCCGGCAGTCCGCTTGTTCAGAACAGCTGCCGACAGTTCAAGAAATTTTATTCCAAACAGTATAAACCAAGATCAGTTGAGGCACAAGCTAGGCTAGAACATTTTGCCAGCCAGCCAGTACAGCAGCATCCCCACGACTACCGTACCGCCCAGCGATCTCGTCATCAGGGCGAACAAAAAGGTCGGCAAAGCCACCAGCAACTCCTGGCCGAATGGATCAAAACTGCGCGGTTCACCGGTTACGATCAGGGCCGGCAGAAGAATCGCCGCCAGGATGGATGCCGGAATGAGTTCCAGCCATTCCACGAACAGGCCGGGCAAATTGTAGCGCGAGAGAAAAAACAGCGGCATCCAGCGTGGCAGGTAGGTTACCGCACCCATCAGGGCAATCAGGATGACATAATCCATGGGTCTCACCGTCCCCCTGCTCTCTTGATCGCCACGCCGAACCCTGCCGCCAGCATGCTGGCCAGGACGATGTAGGCATTACCGGGAATGACTAGCGCCAGCGCCACCGCCACCAGGCCGGCCAAGACGGCCGTCAGGATCGTCACCCAGTCTTTGAGTTGAAAAATAAGAAGACAGATGAACATGGCCGTGAGGGCGTAATCGATCCCGAATGCGTGCGGCGGAATCAGATGACCGAAAAATCCGCCGGCAACCGTGCTGACCAACCAGGTCAGGTTGGCAGTCTGGTTCAATACCATCGCACGGTCCAGATCCCAGTCGCCTGCAATCAGGCGGGTATAGTTGACGGCAAAACTTTCATCGGTGACCCCGTAAGCGAAAAAAGAAAGCTTCAGCCGGCTCTTGTCTTTCATAAGCGCCGCCAGGGAGGAACTCATCAGCAGGTGCCGCAGGTTGACCATGAAGGTAGTGGCGACAATGGATAGCAGCGAAGCCCCCGCCGAAAGCATGGACACGGCGATGAACTGTGAACTGCCGGCAAATACGCACAACGACATCAATCCGACCTGCAAAGGCGTCAGGCCCGCTTTCTGAGCCAGCACGCCGAAAGCCAGGCCGATGGGCATGTACCCCAGGCAGATCGGCCAGGCGGCGGCGGCTCCCTGAGTCAGTTTTCCTTTTACCTCGATCATGTTTCCTCCTGCCTAAATTGAGCGATTTTCGGGTTTGCCGCAGATGCAAGGAAAATGTTTTTTCGCTTTAGTCTCCTATCCGGGGTGACATTTGACGCCGCAGGTGCGGTGAACCCGGAAATCCCGGAGGGTTTCAATTTTTAAG
Proteins encoded in this region:
- the rsmG gene encoding 16S rRNA (guanine(527)-N(7))-methyltransferase RsmG, producing MKRRMSIGSPAWISTIVDGAGMLGMRLSAKQAEEFAVHARELVHWNRKVNLTAITDPFDMAVKHYLDSIIAVPLIDDHMTADSGASLLDVGSGAGFPGIPLKIVRPSLSVTLLEARRKRVNYLKQAIRSLQIGGIHVRRQRFEDVPQEERFDLIVCRAFADLEPFVRSALPMLNGNGMVVAYKGRHDGRLAAEIEGLRAMEGQGGSGSTKGGGSRIRVAVRQCRLPYIQTERTLVTVRTLKSLN
- a CDS encoding HesA/MoeB/ThiF family protein gives rise to the protein YPDGGHYKALSAADTQKLARECGLAPREVDIAALGRRIIPERYARNMRSFSAEDQKLLLESRVTVVGTGGLGGTVAETLARIGVGSLNLIDGDCFEESNLNRQLFSTETSLGKPKAQTAAARIASVNATTHVTCHCCNLEEDNAGELIRGSDLTVDCLDNLPARFTLQSASQAAGIPMVSAAVGGQAGQVTAVFPQDPGLELIYGPPHEAADLKGAERSLGNLPFAVTAIAALECSEVVKIILKRDSALRNRLLIVDLEDYTFERLRLT
- a CDS encoding AzlD domain-containing protein, with the translated sequence MDYVILIALMGAVTYLPRWMPLFFLSRYNLPGLFVEWLELIPASILAAILLPALIVTGEPRSFDPFGQELLVALPTFLFALMTRSLGGTVVVGMLLYWLAGKMF
- a CDS encoding HD domain-containing protein — its product is MQTTEDRLKKQVQFILEIDKLKKIVRQSLLSDRSRKENDAEHSWHIALMAVLLSEHADKKGIDLKHVVTMLLVHDLVEIDAGDTFCYDEKGNVDKLEREIKAADRIFNLLPPDQAAYFRSLWDEFESRQTAEARFAAAMDRLEPLLLNYHTDGGTWKEHGVKKKQVVSRNQPIEKGSATLWEYASQLIEDAVAKGYMRE
- a CDS encoding AzlC family ABC transporter permease; translation: MIEVKGKLTQGAAAAWPICLGYMPIGLAFGVLAQKAGLTPLQVGLMSLCVFAGSSQFIAVSMLSAGASLLSIVATTFMVNLRHLLMSSSLAALMKDKSRLKLSFFAYGVTDESFAVNYTRLIAGDWDLDRAMVLNQTANLTWLVSTVAGGFFGHLIPPHAFGIDYALTAMFICLLIFQLKDWVTILTAVLAGLVAVALALVIPGNAYIVLASMLAAGFGVAIKRAGGR
- a CDS encoding GNAT family N-acetyltransferase, with the protein product MNLKEYCPDKLASAEDAVAMIKRGSRVFIGTGCGEPQHLIRSMVKDPKLQDIMIYQMLSMTLAEFVDDPDFLRRFSLKLFFISSQMRKAAFEGKIDYLPTYLSQIPRLFSSHRIGLDVALVQVSPPDKFGYCSLGVSVDITRSGLENAGTVIAQVNPKMPRTWGDSFVHVDELDCIVWHEEPLVEALPSVKDEKIAVRIAFFVNQLVDDGATLQIGFGHLPYAILKYLDDKKDLGIHTQLITDGFLPLFEKNVISNKKKTLLPGRVVASLCMGSDKIYDYVNNNPMFYFRSSEFVNDPTVIARNDNLVSISSALEVDLTGQVCSDSMGYMFYSGIGDQVDFLRGSAMSKGGFSIIALPSTAQNGKVSRIVPHLSEGAGVATTRGDVNFIITEYGIAELQGKGIYQRVMELAQIAHPKFREDLIEFAKKRHYIFQDQMPPSSEDLLFLESYKRNFTLKNGKTVEFRPLLPSDEFAYRNFFYSLQEKTIYFRFFYRMQLFSHEVVQKQWASVDYRKNMSIVGLVQKGGHKEIMAIGSYADDGGRAEVAFVVREDFQGLGTASFLLDMLEGIARENDYTGFTATVLRENAAMLHVFKKRYPHARIESSIGGDVEIVMDFDPPEEKADA
- a CDS encoding MBL fold metallo-hydrolase, which codes for MIIDQPGKVTERITLLGTKESCVYLLDGGESYTLLGGGFTSIAPAVEGQLKDLEIEPERIHQLVILHSHFDHCGIVPYFKKKWPWIRVVASERAKKLLSTPKVAAGIGALNRQRLKEVLPDVSAGDLCLDGFNIGVDRVVADGDILTCGRLDLQVLETPGHSTCSLSLYFPLEKALFASDAAGIPTGEMVFTAANSSFDDYLRSLERMFALEPEILLAEHQGCRTGEDCRKFMALSRESALQTRDLVESTYARTGDIEKSTEEITDKFMTMVPGGWMSAWVMKLVVGSMVYQVSRRRSKV